A genomic segment from Bacillus cereus G9842 encodes:
- a CDS encoding YlmC/YmxH family sporulation protein — protein sequence MRLSELSGKEVVDIEKAEKMGVLGYMDLEINEKDGQIQTLIIPVGKWGGFKKEPQEVRVAWSQIKKVGHDMLLCDSIDRSNSE from the coding sequence ATGCGATTAAGTGAATTAAGTGGTAAAGAGGTTGTAGATATAGAAAAAGCGGAAAAAATGGGAGTCTTAGGTTATATGGATTTAGAGATTAATGAGAAAGACGGACAAATACAAACACTTATAATACCTGTAGGGAAGTGGGGAGGTTTTAAAAAGGAACCACAAGAAGTAAGGGTGGCATGGAGTCAAATAAAGAAAGTCGGACATGATATGCTTCTTTGTGATAGTATAGATCGTTCAAATTCGGAGTGA